A genomic region of Luteibacter aegosomatissinici contains the following coding sequences:
- a CDS encoding lytic transglycosylase domain-containing protein gives MVDDATPGESAGHHARRFLALVPVLRRAAAFCILLSGLASAPAFAGSLYRCTGSTGETVFSGSTAGYKDCKRIGSTPGARPARPAGSNGATAPARSAAPAPGSDLPLASAVPSVAVATGAGPVAPSFKGVSGGVVGPDEPVTSLAGVTGGVVTDAEARAEAAKAALPAITAPKGSWDYKESASADLAAAPAPEAPKGSRVLRGAVYRITRADGGVEYTNIPQAGGAGKSVKMLFTYIATCVACDVHSRIDFNSVALNLTSFGDVIRSASLEYHVDEALLRAVIHAESGFNPRALSIAGAQGLMQLIPGTARDMGVQDVFDPAQNIRGGARYLAILLQTFNGNERLAAAAYNAGPGAVQRYNGVPPYDETQVYVERVGLLRKRYTEGLRRLGTGVPLAERGS, from the coding sequence ATGGTTGACGACGCGACGCCAGGGGAAAGCGCCGGCCATCACGCCCGCCGTTTCCTTGCCTTAGTGCCGGTCCTGAGAAGGGCCGCGGCGTTCTGCATCCTGCTTTCGGGGCTGGCCAGTGCCCCTGCCTTCGCGGGCAGCCTGTACCGGTGCACGGGCAGCACGGGCGAAACGGTGTTTTCGGGCAGCACGGCCGGTTACAAGGACTGCAAGCGCATCGGCAGTACCCCCGGGGCTCGCCCCGCGCGGCCGGCGGGTTCGAATGGCGCCACCGCTCCGGCGCGCTCCGCCGCACCCGCGCCCGGGTCGGATCTGCCGCTGGCGTCGGCGGTTCCGTCGGTTGCTGTCGCCACGGGTGCCGGACCGGTGGCCCCTTCGTTCAAAGGCGTGTCGGGCGGTGTGGTCGGCCCGGACGAGCCCGTGACCTCGCTCGCGGGCGTGACAGGAGGCGTCGTGACCGATGCCGAGGCGCGGGCCGAAGCGGCGAAGGCGGCCCTGCCAGCCATCACGGCACCCAAGGGCAGTTGGGACTACAAGGAATCCGCATCGGCCGACCTGGCCGCCGCCCCTGCACCGGAAGCACCGAAGGGCTCCCGCGTACTGCGCGGCGCGGTGTACCGGATCACACGGGCCGATGGCGGGGTGGAGTACACCAATATTCCGCAGGCGGGCGGGGCAGGTAAGAGCGTGAAGATGCTCTTCACCTATATCGCCACCTGCGTGGCCTGCGATGTCCATTCGCGGATCGACTTCAACAGCGTGGCACTGAACCTCACGTCATTCGGCGATGTGATTCGCTCGGCCAGCCTGGAATATCACGTGGATGAAGCGCTGCTCCGCGCGGTGATCCACGCGGAGAGCGGCTTCAATCCTCGGGCGCTTTCCATTGCCGGCGCGCAGGGCCTCATGCAGCTGATCCCCGGAACGGCCCGCGACATGGGCGTGCAGGACGTGTTCGATCCGGCGCAGAACATTCGCGGCGGCGCGCGTTATCTGGCCATCCTGCTGCAGACGTTCAACGGCAACGAGCGGCTGGCCGCCGCGGCGTACAACGCGGGGCCGGGGGCGGTGCAGCGCTACAACGGCGTGCCGCCGTACGATGAAACCCAGGTGTACGTCGAGCGCGTGGGGTTGTTGCGCAAGCGCTATACAGAAGGCCTGAGGCGGCTGGGTACCGGGGTTCCGTTGGCTGAGCGGGGGTCCTGA
- a CDS encoding S1C family serine protease has product MNQAARTFTFVARFVVLGLAIAFVIGLFWPGSGAFLRQRIAGHEESATPAAIAPVSYADAVAQAAPSVVNIYANKLVTEQPRQLYSDPVLQRIFSVPTGPVRTRRQQNLGSGVIVSDDGYVLTNNHVIANADDIQLLLYDGRVASAKVVGSDDETDLAVLKVDAGNLPAIKMTDADSRPRVGDVVLAIGNPFGIGQTVTMGIVSAIGRQLNLSSLESLIQTDAAINFGNSGGALVNAHGELVGINTSLIGQAVGAEGIGFAIPVQSARDVLDQIIKTGHVVRGWIGADYGPVPVSAESGLPSAARGVVVNDVSPGGPAALAGIEQRDVLLKIGDEDILDASDLRRHEASLKPGVAVEVSGLRNGQRFALSVVPTQRPPTSPVQTQAPGTP; this is encoded by the coding sequence ATGAACCAAGCTGCCCGCACGTTCACCTTCGTCGCCCGCTTCGTCGTGCTTGGCCTTGCCATCGCCTTCGTCATTGGCCTGTTCTGGCCAGGCAGCGGCGCGTTCTTGCGGCAGCGCATCGCGGGGCATGAAGAATCGGCCACGCCGGCAGCCATCGCGCCGGTGTCGTATGCCGACGCCGTGGCGCAGGCGGCGCCTTCCGTCGTGAACATTTACGCGAACAAGCTGGTCACCGAGCAGCCCCGCCAGCTCTATTCCGATCCCGTGTTGCAGCGCATCTTCAGCGTCCCGACGGGCCCGGTGCGGACGCGGCGCCAGCAGAACCTCGGTTCGGGCGTTATCGTCAGCGATGATGGTTATGTTTTGACCAACAACCATGTCATCGCCAATGCCGATGACATCCAGCTGCTGCTCTACGACGGCCGCGTGGCAAGCGCCAAGGTGGTGGGTTCCGACGATGAAACGGACCTGGCGGTGCTGAAGGTGGATGCCGGCAACCTTCCGGCCATCAAGATGACCGATGCCGATAGCCGTCCCCGCGTGGGCGATGTGGTGCTCGCCATCGGCAACCCGTTCGGCATTGGCCAGACCGTGACCATGGGCATCGTCAGCGCGATCGGCCGCCAGCTCAACCTGTCCAGCCTGGAAAGCCTCATCCAGACCGATGCGGCCATCAACTTCGGCAACTCAGGCGGCGCCCTGGTCAACGCGCATGGCGAGCTGGTGGGCATCAACACCTCGCTGATCGGGCAGGCCGTGGGTGCCGAAGGCATTGGCTTTGCCATTCCGGTACAGAGTGCCCGCGATGTGCTCGACCAGATCATCAAGACCGGCCACGTGGTGCGCGGGTGGATCGGCGCCGATTACGGCCCGGTGCCCGTCTCGGCCGAGAGCGGCCTGCCGTCGGCAGCGCGTGGCGTGGTGGTGAACGATGTCTCGCCAGGCGGCCCCGCTGCGCTGGCCGGTATCGAGCAGCGCGATGTGCTGTTGAAGATCGGCGACGAGGACATCCTGGATGCCTCGGACCTGCGGCGGCATGAGGCGTCGCTGAAGCCCGGCGTCGCCGTGGAGGTTTCCGGGTTGCGCAATGGGCAGCGATTTGCCCTATCGGTGGTGCCGACACAACGGCCGCCGACGTCGCCGGTGCAGACCCAAGCCCCCGGCACCCCGTAG
- the petA gene encoding ubiquinol-cytochrome c reductase iron-sulfur subunit, which translates to MANEEVVDHGRRRFLTTTTAVVGGVGVVAAIVPFIKSWEPSARAKAAGAPVTVDISAIDAGQKVTFAWRSLPVFVVNRTKDQLAQLKGLEPRLLDPSSSDAGQQPEYAKNETRSIKPEWLVVIGLCTHLGCVPDFVPDIKPEPFDANWKGGFYCPCHKSRYDLSGRVFSGVPAPKNLPVPPYHFIDDTHIQIGVDPEGKS; encoded by the coding sequence ATGGCGAACGAAGAAGTCGTCGATCACGGGCGCCGTCGCTTCCTTACCACGACGACGGCCGTTGTCGGTGGCGTGGGGGTGGTTGCGGCGATCGTGCCCTTCATCAAGTCGTGGGAACCATCTGCAAGAGCCAAGGCGGCGGGGGCGCCTGTCACGGTAGACATCAGCGCGATCGACGCTGGGCAGAAAGTCACCTTCGCGTGGCGCAGCCTTCCCGTCTTCGTCGTCAACCGTACAAAGGACCAGCTGGCCCAGCTCAAGGGCCTCGAACCCCGGTTGCTCGATCCATCCTCTTCCGATGCCGGCCAGCAGCCGGAGTACGCGAAGAACGAAACCCGTTCCATCAAGCCCGAGTGGCTGGTCGTCATCGGCCTGTGCACCCATCTGGGCTGCGTTCCCGATTTCGTGCCCGATATCAAGCCCGAGCCCTTCGACGCGAACTGGAAGGGCGGCTTCTACTGCCCCTGCCATAAATCCCGTTACGACCTGTCCGGCCGCGTGTTCAGTGGTGTTCCGGCTCCGAAGAACCTCCCGGTGCCGCCGTATCACTTCATTGACGACACGCACATCCAGATCGGCGTGGATCCGGAGGGGAAGAGCTGA
- a CDS encoding cytochrome b yields MASTLSRLGNWFNERAPGFMPMYRKHMTEYYAPKNFNLWYYFGSLALLVLVNQIVTGIFLTMNYKTSAAEAFNSVEYIMRDVEWGWLIRYMHSTGASLFFVVVFLHMFRGIMYGSFKKPRELVWVLGMLIFLVLMAEAFMGYVLPWGNMSFWGAKVIISLFGTIPFIGDTLVQWIMGDYLPADSTLNRFFALHVIALPLVLLLLVVLHLAALHEVGSNNPDGVDVKHGPKGNRWSPDKPKDAIPFHPYYTVKDSFGVGFFLMIAAFIIFFAPTFGGWFLEHDNFTPANNLVTPSHIKPSWYFTPFYAILRMIPSFFGTAIWGVLGMFGAILLLGLLPWIDKGEVRSVRYRGFGFRIALAVLVISFLALGLVGAGVTAELIPEWFPGVDVTTWENAFGRLMVLGYFGFFVFVWIYTRFGFEKTKPVPERVTTHD; encoded by the coding sequence ATGGCCAGCACATTGTCGCGTCTTGGGAACTGGTTCAACGAGCGTGCCCCGGGCTTCATGCCGATGTACCGGAAGCACATGACCGAGTACTACGCACCGAAGAACTTCAATCTCTGGTACTACTTCGGTTCGCTCGCCCTGCTGGTGCTGGTCAACCAGATCGTCACCGGCATCTTCCTCACCATGAACTACAAGACGAGTGCGGCGGAAGCCTTCAACTCGGTTGAGTACATCATGCGTGACGTGGAGTGGGGCTGGCTCATCCGCTACATGCACTCCACCGGCGCCTCGCTGTTCTTCGTCGTGGTGTTCCTGCACATGTTCCGCGGCATCATGTACGGCTCGTTCAAGAAGCCCCGCGAGCTGGTGTGGGTGCTGGGCATGCTCATCTTCCTGGTGCTCATGGCCGAGGCCTTCATGGGCTACGTGCTGCCCTGGGGCAACATGTCGTTCTGGGGCGCCAAGGTCATCATTTCGCTGTTCGGCACCATTCCCTTCATCGGCGATACGCTGGTGCAGTGGATCATGGGTGACTACCTGCCGGCCGATTCCACGCTGAACCGTTTCTTCGCACTGCACGTGATCGCGCTGCCGCTGGTGCTGTTGCTGCTGGTCGTGCTGCACCTCGCCGCATTGCACGAGGTGGGTTCGAACAACCCCGATGGCGTGGATGTGAAGCATGGCCCGAAGGGCAACCGCTGGTCGCCCGACAAGCCGAAGGATGCCATTCCGTTCCACCCGTACTACACGGTGAAGGACTCGTTTGGCGTCGGCTTCTTCCTGATGATCGCCGCGTTCATCATCTTCTTCGCGCCCACGTTCGGCGGCTGGTTCCTGGAGCACGATAACTTCACGCCGGCGAACAACCTGGTCACGCCCAGCCACATCAAGCCGTCGTGGTACTTCACGCCGTTCTACGCAATCCTGCGCATGATCCCGTCGTTCTTCGGCACGGCCATCTGGGGTGTGCTCGGCATGTTCGGCGCCATCCTGCTGCTGGGCCTGCTGCCGTGGATCGACAAGGGCGAGGTGCGCTCCGTGCGGTACCGCGGGTTCGGTTTCCGCATCGCCCTGGCCGTGCTGGTCATCTCGTTCCTGGCCCTGGGCCTGGTCGGTGCGGGCGTCACCGCCGAACTCATCCCCGAATGGTTCCCGGGCGTGGATGTCACGACGTGGGAAAACGCGTTCGGTCGGCTCATGGTGCTCGGCTACTTCGGCTTCTTCGTGTTCGTATGGATCTACACGCGCTTTGGTTTCGAGAAGACCAAGCCGGTTCCGGAACGGGTGACGACGCATGATTAA
- a CDS encoding cytochrome c1, translated as MIKRYLSSLALALGLAAVAVPALAAEGEDLPPSGANVYDQASLQRGAKLFFNYCVGCHSLKYVRYSRLATDLGLTEDEVMKNLNFTGAKFGETVISHMPAESAKGWFGKEPPDLTLEARAKGPDFIYNYLNSFYLDPSRPVGWNNTVFPNASMPNPLWELQGLQVAVHAEGKAGADAPVERLELHTKGSMTPEEFQAATRDLTAFLEYTAEPAALERQSVGIWVLLFLAGLTFLLYLLKHEYWKDVHESH; from the coding sequence ATGATTAAGCGCTACCTCTCTTCCCTTGCCCTTGCGCTGGGCCTTGCCGCCGTTGCCGTTCCTGCCCTTGCCGCCGAAGGTGAAGACCTTCCGCCGTCGGGCGCGAACGTGTACGACCAGGCCTCCCTGCAGCGGGGCGCCAAGCTGTTCTTCAATTACTGCGTGGGCTGCCACTCGCTGAAGTACGTGCGTTATTCACGCCTGGCCACCGACCTGGGCCTGACCGAAGACGAGGTGATGAAGAACCTCAACTTCACGGGCGCCAAGTTCGGCGAGACGGTGATCTCGCACATGCCTGCGGAAAGCGCCAAGGGCTGGTTCGGCAAGGAGCCGCCGGACCTCACCCTGGAAGCCCGCGCCAAGGGCCCGGACTTCATCTACAACTACCTGAACTCGTTTTACCTGGACCCGAGCCGCCCGGTGGGCTGGAACAACACGGTGTTCCCGAACGCCTCCATGCCCAACCCCCTGTGGGAGCTGCAGGGTCTGCAGGTGGCGGTGCACGCCGAGGGCAAGGCCGGCGCCGATGCCCCGGTGGAACGCCTCGAACTGCACACCAAGGGCAGCATGACCCCGGAAGAGTTCCAGGCGGCTACCCGCGACCTCACGGCGTTCCTCGAGTACACCGCCGAGCCGGCCGCCCTGGAGCGCCAGTCCGTCGGCATCTGGGTGCTGCTGTTCTTGGCCGGCCTGACCTTCCTGCTGTACCTTCTGAAGCATGAATACTGGAAGGACGTCCACGAGAGTCACTGA
- a CDS encoding glutathione S-transferase N-terminal domain-containing protein yields the protein MVQNARSRTALTLYTSADDIHCHRTRLVLAAKGVAYDRIILKPDEPTPDLLELNPYGTLPTLVDRDLTVYDTLIVVEYLDERYPHPPLMPIDPLSRARLRLATWRIENDWLPEIETIQEGGRDAPAARKRLREHLLLAAELFKASKFFLNPEMSLIDCLVAPVVWRLPSLGVDLGPSGKAIVDYGERLFHSQGFARSLTPEERAMRPDFDFNPG from the coding sequence ATGGTTCAGAATGCTCGTTCGCGCACGGCGCTGACGCTCTACACGAGCGCAGACGATATCCATTGCCACCGTACGCGCCTGGTGCTGGCCGCCAAAGGCGTCGCGTATGACCGGATCATCCTGAAACCGGATGAGCCCACGCCGGATCTCCTTGAGCTGAATCCCTACGGGACGCTGCCCACCCTCGTGGACCGCGACCTGACCGTGTACGACACCCTGATCGTGGTGGAGTACCTGGATGAGCGGTACCCGCACCCTCCGTTGATGCCGATCGATCCGCTCTCGCGGGCCCGGTTGCGCCTGGCCACCTGGCGTATCGAGAACGACTGGCTGCCCGAAATCGAGACGATCCAGGAGGGCGGCCGCGATGCCCCCGCGGCACGCAAGCGCCTGCGCGAGCACCTGCTGCTGGCTGCGGAGCTGTTCAAGGCCTCCAAGTTCTTCCTGAATCCTGAGATGAGTCTCATCGATTGCCTGGTCGCGCCGGTGGTCTGGCGGCTCCCGTCACTGGGTGTCGACCTGGGCCCCAGCGGCAAGGCCATCGTCGATTACGGTGAGCGGCTGTTCCATAGCCAGGGCTTCGCGCGGAGCCTCACCCCGGAAGAGCGGGCCATGCGGCCGGACTTCGATTTCAATCCCGGTTAG
- a CDS encoding ClpXP protease specificity-enhancing factor yields MTSNRPYLLRAIYDWISDNGLTPYVLVDAGQPGVKVPSHVVKNGQVVLNLAMRAVANLDLGNDRIAFQARFSGVSQNIVIPVAAVLALYAQENGQGMMFPADENDAAAAAVEASDEAAETPATGGDDDRPKRGAPHLRVVK; encoded by the coding sequence ATGACTTCCAATCGCCCTTACCTGCTGCGTGCCATCTACGACTGGATCAGCGATAACGGCCTGACCCCGTACGTGTTGGTGGATGCCGGCCAGCCGGGCGTGAAGGTGCCTTCGCACGTGGTGAAAAACGGCCAGGTCGTGCTGAACCTGGCCATGCGCGCCGTGGCCAACCTCGATCTTGGCAACGATCGCATTGCCTTCCAGGCCCGTTTCTCGGGCGTCAGCCAGAACATCGTGATTCCGGTTGCTGCCGTGCTGGCGCTTTATGCCCAGGAAAACGGCCAGGGCATGATGTTCCCGGCCGATGAGAACGATGCCGCGGCCGCGGCGGTGGAGGCTTCCGACGAAGCCGCCGAAACCCCGGCTACGGGCGGCGACGATGACCGGCCCAAGCGCGGCGCCCCGCACCTGCGGGTGGTGAAGTAA
- a CDS encoding DUF3301 domain-containing protein, giving the protein MNSVSDLFWLLGLAALIASWYRLTRAREVAVRAATALCKRHGLQLLDQSVGLRAIRLQGVDGGRRLERCYAFEVSEDGQSRQAAKIWMAGDEVASYSLPHSGNPELETVVATETGLPGNVISLADRRRLH; this is encoded by the coding sequence ATGAATTCTGTATCCGATCTTTTCTGGCTGCTGGGTCTGGCTGCGTTGATCGCGAGCTGGTATCGGCTGACGCGGGCACGTGAAGTGGCCGTGCGCGCAGCGACGGCACTGTGCAAAAGGCATGGATTACAGCTACTTGATCAATCCGTTGGCCTGCGCGCCATTCGCCTGCAAGGCGTGGATGGCGGCCGCCGGCTCGAACGCTGCTATGCGTTCGAGGTGAGCGAGGATGGGCAAAGTCGGCAGGCCGCGAAAATCTGGATGGCTGGCGACGAAGTGGCCAGCTACTCCCTGCCCCACTCGGGGAACCCGGAGCTGGAGACCGTAGTGGCAACGGAAACCGGGTTGCCGGGCAATGTGATCTCCCTGGCGGACCGCCGCCGACTGCACTGA
- the nadC gene encoding carboxylating nicotinate-nucleotide diphosphorylase, translating to MTPPNLAGALPPASEILADIDRAFAEDIGPGDATADLLDPNASATAVLTCREDAVLCGTAWFDAAFRKLDPAVQIEWLAADGDRIAAGSAICHIAGKARALVTAERSALNFLQLLSATATVTSRYADAIAGTKARVLDTRKTIPGLRRAQKYAVLCGGGTNHRIGLFDAMMLKENHIIAAGGIPAAVRDARRIHPSLPLIVEVETLDELAQALQAGADRALLDNFTPAMLKEAVEFTAGRMPLEVSGNVEIDTIRAIAETGVDFISSGALTKNVRAIDLSLRLNL from the coding sequence ATGACCCCTCCGAACCTCGCCGGCGCGTTGCCGCCGGCTAGCGAGATCCTCGCCGATATCGACCGCGCCTTCGCCGAAGATATCGGCCCGGGCGATGCCACCGCCGACCTGCTCGACCCAAACGCCAGCGCTACCGCGGTGCTCACGTGTCGTGAGGACGCCGTACTGTGCGGCACGGCATGGTTCGATGCCGCCTTTCGCAAGCTCGATCCTGCCGTGCAGATCGAATGGCTGGCGGCCGATGGCGACCGCATCGCCGCCGGCTCGGCTATCTGCCACATCGCCGGCAAGGCACGCGCACTGGTCACCGCCGAGCGCTCCGCCCTGAACTTCCTGCAGTTGCTCTCGGCCACGGCCACGGTGACGTCGCGCTACGCTGATGCCATCGCAGGCACGAAGGCGCGCGTGCTCGATACCCGCAAGACGATCCCCGGCCTGCGCCGCGCCCAGAAGTACGCCGTGCTGTGCGGTGGCGGCACCAATCATCGCATCGGCCTGTTCGATGCCATGATGCTGAAGGAAAACCACATCATCGCCGCCGGTGGCATTCCCGCCGCCGTGCGCGATGCGCGCCGCATCCACCCTTCCCTTCCGCTGATCGTGGAAGTGGAGACGCTCGACGAGCTGGCCCAGGCCCTACAGGCCGGCGCCGATCGCGCGCTGCTGGATAACTTCACCCCGGCCATGCTCAAGGAGGCGGTGGAATTCACCGCGGGCCGCATGCCGCTGGAGGTTTCCGGCAACGTGGAGATCGATACGATCCGCGCGATCGCCGAAACCGGTGTCGATTTCATCTCAAGCGGCGCGCTGACCAAGAACGTACGCGCCATCGACCTGTCGCTGCGCCTTAACCTGTAA